A single genomic interval of Anser cygnoides isolate HZ-2024a breed goose chromosome 7, Taihu_goose_T2T_genome, whole genome shotgun sequence harbors:
- the PLAC9 gene encoding placenta-specific protein 9 isoform X1 has protein sequence MLFIWALAFIVVLQERDLLAAAEPVNVLPGTLGRGSWCHEHDTIHERLDIIEEKVIKTVEHLESEVKSLLNIISETASNIPIAPGTPLMDIFDAHLQ, from the exons ATGCTTTTCATCTGGGCGTTGGCGTTTATTGTAGTCCTGCAGGAGCGGGATCTTTTAG ctgctgcagaaccTGTCAATGTGTTACCTGGAACTTTGGGAAGAGGAAGCTGGTGTCACGAACATGATACAATCCATGAACGCTTGGATATTATTGAAGAG AAGGTAATAAAAACAGTGGAGCATCTAGAATCAGAAGTCAAGTCACTCCTCAATATCATCAGTGAGACCGCATCAAATATCCCCATTGCTCCAGGAACCCCTCTTATGGATATTTTTGATG CACATCTACAGTAA
- the PLAC9 gene encoding placenta-specific protein 9 isoform X2, producing MLFIWALAFIVVLQERDLLAAAEPVNVLPGTLGRGSWCHEHDTIHERLDIIEEKVIKTVEHLESEVKSLLNIISETASNIPIAPGTPLMDIFDDAS from the exons ATGCTTTTCATCTGGGCGTTGGCGTTTATTGTAGTCCTGCAGGAGCGGGATCTTTTAG ctgctgcagaaccTGTCAATGTGTTACCTGGAACTTTGGGAAGAGGAAGCTGGTGTCACGAACATGATACAATCCATGAACGCTTGGATATTATTGAAGAG AAGGTAATAAAAACAGTGGAGCATCTAGAATCAGAAGTCAAGTCACTCCTCAATATCATCAGTGAGACCGCATCAAATATCCCCATTGCTCCAGGAACCCCTCTTATGGATATTTTTGATG ATGCCAGCTGA